The following proteins come from a genomic window of Alnus glutinosa chromosome 10, dhAlnGlut1.1, whole genome shotgun sequence:
- the LOC133880301 gene encoding uncharacterized protein LOC133880301: protein MSTISISHIHPRSLKLLKSSNVHRVLSFPQIRIKRPPICCTKLTPWESSPVTYAPPTETAGDNLLKKTTNIFETLNSENPAEVPVTSTEKLTDTSNSPVVQLQFLKWPMWLLGPSLLLGTGMVPTLWLPISSIFLGPNIASLLSLIGLDCIFNLGATLFLLMADSCARPKHPTQACKSKAPFTYQFWNIVATVTGFIIPLVMLYGSQKGFLQPQLSFISFAVLLGPYLLLLSVQLLTEMLTWHWQSPVWLVTPVVYEAYRVLQLMRGLKLGAELSAPAWVMHTLRGLVSWWVLILGMQLMRVAWFAGFTSRARQQQPSSAADG, encoded by the coding sequence ATGTCAACCATTAGTATATCCCACATCCACCCAAGAAGCTTGAAATTGTTGAAATCCTCGAATGTGCACCGTGTACTTAGCTTCCCTCAGATTCGCATTAAACGTCCCCCCATTTGCTGCACAAAATTGACTCCATGGGAATCTTCGCCAGTCACATATGCTCCTCCCACTGAGACTGCTGGTGATAACTTGTTGAAGAAAACCACCAACATATTTGAAACCCTTAATTCTGAGAACCCAGCTGAAGTTCCAGTAACCAGCACTGAAAAGCTTACTGACACAAGTAATTCACCTGTGGTGCAGCTTCAGTTCCTCAAATGGCCAATGTGGCTTCTGGGCCCTTCACTTCTACTTGGTACAGGCATGGTTCCGACCTTGTGGCTACCAATATCTTCCATCTTCCTTGGACCCAACATAGCCAGCCTGCTCTCCTTGATTGGACTTGATTGCATTTTCAATCTTGGTGCTACCCTTTTTCTCCTCATGGCTGATTCTTGTGCCCGGCCAAAGCACCCAACACAGGCTTGCAAAAGCAAAGCTCCTTTTACTTACCAATTTTGGAACATTGTTGCAACTGTGACTGGATTTATTATCCCTTTGGTGATGCTGTATGGATCCCAAAAGGGTTTTCTCCAACCACAGCTATCTTTCATCTCATTTGCTGTTTTATTGGGTCCCTACCTTCTGCTTCTGTCGGTACAGCTTCTGACTGAGATGCTCACATGGCATTGGCAATCACCAGTTTGGCTGGTGACCCCCGTCGTGTATGAGGCTTACCGTGTCTTGCAGCTGATGAGGGGGTTGAAGCTCGGGGCTGAGCTCAGTGCACCGGCGTGGGTTATGCACACGCTTCGAGGGTTGGTGTCATGGTGGGTGCTGATTCTAGGCATGCAGCTCATGAGGGTTGCTTGGTTTGCTGGTTTCACTTCCCGAGCTCGTCAGCAACAGCCTTCTTCTGCTGCTGATGGTTAG
- the LOC133880079 gene encoding vesicle-associated protein 1-2-like: MSTGELLNIEPQELQFPFELRKQISCSLQLSNKTDYRVAFKVKTTNPKKYCVRPNTGIVLPRSTCDVIVTMQAQKDSPVDMQCKDKFLLQSVVASSGALAKDITPEMFNKESGHNVEECKLRVLYVSPPQPPSPVREGSEEGSSPRASVSDNGNLNTSEFTLASKAFERHEPQDNSSEASGLISKLNEEKNSVIQQNKKLQQELELLRHVASRSRVGIPLLYVLLIGLVGIILGYLVKRT, translated from the exons ATGAGTACCGGCGAGCTCCTCAATATCGAGCCTCAAGAGCTCCAATTTCCTT ttgagttGAGGAAGCAGATCTCGTGCTCTCTGCAGTTGTCGAATAAGACCGATTACCGTGTGGCTTTCAAG GTGAAGACCACGAATCCAAAGAAGTACTGCGTGAGACCCAATACTGGAATCGTGTTGCCGAGGTCTACCTGCGATGTTatag TTACAATGCAAGCACAAAAGGATTCCCCGGTCGATATGCAATGCAAGGACAAGTTCCTGCTTCAAAGCGTGGTGGCAAGTTCTGGAGCGTTAGCTAAGGATATAACCCCAGAAATG TTCAATAAGGAGTCAGGGCATAATGTTGAGGAGTGCAAATTGAGGGTTCTTTATGTTTCTCCACCTCAACCACCTTCGCCAGTTCGAGAAGGGTCAGAGGAAGGTTCTTCACCAAGGGCTTCGGTATCCGATAACGGGAATCTGAATACTTCTGAATTTACACTG GCCTCAAAAGCTTTTGAGCGACATGAGCCTCAAGATAACTCCTCCgag GCAAGTGGTCTTATTTCAAAGCTGAACGAGGAGAAAAATTCTGTTATTCAGCAAAATAAAAAGCTTCAGCAAGAACTG GAGCTCTTGAGGCATGTAGCTAGCAGAAGCCGTGTCGGTATCCCGCTGCTGTACGTGCTTCTCATCGGCTTGGTTGGCATTATTTTGGGGTATCTTGTGAAGAGGACATGA
- the LOC133879909 gene encoding uncharacterized protein LOC133879909 isoform X2, translated as MPNQNSEDRKEAPEDSGSDEDPQLQTPGNGVAAYERQRLSRIAENRSRMEALGLPKIASALWGSAQKVSEKTKKNNKKKKGKEKVDDDDDDDEDYRLDKVEEEGLSSSSGEEENDYDDDDDYLGETSSGSRRKKVKSKGSKPKKKVPAQTCLSESDYIDDDDALKQALALSLEGSAGVSGVVHCGPSKFSEADVGNASLNKNKGNTRVQEDTGRRKRKKSFASRLQMTEDELVVHFFQFDAEWKGSITMRDIERVAMAHDFVWTEKELADMIRCFDSDGDGKLSLDDFRKIAGRCNMIKGPENS; from the exons ATGCCCAACCAGAACTCCGAAGACAGAAAAGAAGCCCCGGAGGACTCGGGTTCAGACGAAGACCCACAATTACAAACGCCAGGCAATGGCGTTGCAGCGTACGAGAGACAGAGGCTGTCTAGAATTGCGGAGAACAGGTCGAGAATGGAGGCTCTGGGCCTGCCCAAGATTGCTTCTGCGTTGTGGGGTTCGGCTCAAAAGGTGAGcgagaagacgaagaagaataacaagaagaagaaggggaaagagaaggttgatgatgatgatgacgacgACGAGGATTATAGGCTTGATAAGGTGGAGGAGGAGGGACTGAGTTCTTCGAGTGGAGAGGAAGAGAAtgattatgatgatgatgacgacTATTTAGGTGAAACATCTTCTGGGTCACGTAGAAAGAAG GTGAAGAGTAAAGGTTCAAAACCTAAGAAGAAAGTTCCTGCTCAAACGTGTTTGAGTGAGTCAGATtacattgatgatgatgatgcactGAAGCAG GCACTTGCTCTGTCTCTAGAAGGTTCTGCTGGAGTTTCAGGTGTGGTACATTGCGGGCCTTCGAAATTCTCTGAAGCTGATGTAGGGAATGCTagtcttaataaaaataagggaaatACTCGCGTTCAGGAAGATACAGGAAGgcggaagagaaaaaaatcg TTTGCTAGTCGGTTGCAAATGACTGAAGATGAACTGGTCGTGCACTTCTTTCAGTTTGATG CTGAGTGGAAGGGGAGCATAACTATGAGGGATATAGAAAGAGTAGCAATGGCTCATGATTTTGTGTGGACTGAGAAGGAGTTGGCTGATATGATCCGATGCTTTGATAGTGATGGAGATGGGAAG CTAAGTCTCGATGATTTTAGAAAGATTGCCGGTCGATGCAACATGATAAAAGGCCCTGAAAATTCTTGA
- the LOC133879909 gene encoding uncharacterized protein LOC133879909 isoform X1: MPNQNSEDRKEAPEDSGSDEDPQLQTPGNGVAAYERQRLSRIAENRSRMEALGLPKIASALWGSAQKVSEKTKKNNKKKKGKEKVDDDDDDDEDYRLDKVEEEGLSSSSGEEENDYDDDDDYLGETSSGSRRKKVKSKGSKPKKKVPAQTCLSESDYIDDDDALKQALALSLEGSAGVSGVVHCGPSKFSEADVGNASLNKNKGNTRVQEDTGRRKRKKSQFASRLQMTEDELVVHFFQFDAEWKGSITMRDIERVAMAHDFVWTEKELADMIRCFDSDGDGKLSLDDFRKIAGRCNMIKGPENS; this comes from the exons ATGCCCAACCAGAACTCCGAAGACAGAAAAGAAGCCCCGGAGGACTCGGGTTCAGACGAAGACCCACAATTACAAACGCCAGGCAATGGCGTTGCAGCGTACGAGAGACAGAGGCTGTCTAGAATTGCGGAGAACAGGTCGAGAATGGAGGCTCTGGGCCTGCCCAAGATTGCTTCTGCGTTGTGGGGTTCGGCTCAAAAGGTGAGcgagaagacgaagaagaataacaagaagaagaaggggaaagagaaggttgatgatgatgatgacgacgACGAGGATTATAGGCTTGATAAGGTGGAGGAGGAGGGACTGAGTTCTTCGAGTGGAGAGGAAGAGAAtgattatgatgatgatgacgacTATTTAGGTGAAACATCTTCTGGGTCACGTAGAAAGAAG GTGAAGAGTAAAGGTTCAAAACCTAAGAAGAAAGTTCCTGCTCAAACGTGTTTGAGTGAGTCAGATtacattgatgatgatgatgcactGAAGCAG GCACTTGCTCTGTCTCTAGAAGGTTCTGCTGGAGTTTCAGGTGTGGTACATTGCGGGCCTTCGAAATTCTCTGAAGCTGATGTAGGGAATGCTagtcttaataaaaataagggaaatACTCGCGTTCAGGAAGATACAGGAAGgcggaagagaaaaaaatcg CAGTTTGCTAGTCGGTTGCAAATGACTGAAGATGAACTGGTCGTGCACTTCTTTCAGTTTGATG CTGAGTGGAAGGGGAGCATAACTATGAGGGATATAGAAAGAGTAGCAATGGCTCATGATTTTGTGTGGACTGAGAAGGAGTTGGCTGATATGATCCGATGCTTTGATAGTGATGGAGATGGGAAG CTAAGTCTCGATGATTTTAGAAAGATTGCCGGTCGATGCAACATGATAAAAGGCCCTGAAAATTCTTGA